A stretch of the Haloplanus aerogenes genome encodes the following:
- a CDS encoding LLM class flavin-dependent oxidoreductase — MYAPSARTTGMSRGVVLPRGDVADARAVAVRCENFGYDACWTGELWGRDAFVALTAVADAVERIDLGTAIVNVFSRSPATLAAAAATLTEVAPAGVRLGIGPSTAKAIEDLHGRDYDRPVRRLHETAELIAAFTRGEGRVDYDGETVSVADFPALDADVPVYTAALGPAARRATGRVADGWLPHNVPFPELSSAFETVAETARESDRDPDDITVAPYVPAAVADDPDEARAAIRGHLAYYVGSGEGYRRAVATAFPDEANRIAEAWVDGDRDAARAAVTEEMVDALGVAGTPEGARERFAAVASLDVVDHPIVVVPDGADEATVGRTIEALAP; from the coding sequence ATATATGCCCCGTCCGCCCGCACCACCGGTATGTCACGTGGAGTGGTGTTACCGCGCGGTGACGTGGCCGACGCCCGGGCCGTCGCCGTCCGGTGTGAGAACTTCGGGTACGACGCCTGCTGGACCGGCGAACTCTGGGGGCGGGACGCCTTCGTCGCGCTGACCGCCGTCGCGGACGCCGTCGAGCGGATCGACCTCGGCACCGCCATCGTCAACGTGTTCTCCCGCTCCCCGGCGACGCTCGCGGCGGCCGCGGCGACGCTCACGGAAGTCGCCCCGGCCGGCGTTCGCCTCGGCATCGGGCCGAGTACCGCGAAGGCCATCGAGGACCTGCACGGCCGCGACTACGACCGCCCCGTGCGCCGCCTCCACGAGACGGCGGAGTTGATCGCCGCGTTCACCCGCGGCGAGGGCCGCGTCGACTACGACGGCGAGACCGTCTCAGTCGCGGACTTCCCCGCCCTCGACGCCGACGTGCCGGTCTACACGGCGGCGCTCGGCCCGGCCGCCCGGCGCGCGACGGGGCGGGTCGCGGACGGGTGGCTCCCGCACAACGTCCCCTTCCCGGAGCTATCGAGCGCGTTCGAGACGGTGGCCGAGACGGCGCGCGAGAGCGACCGCGACCCTGACGATATCACCGTCGCGCCGTACGTCCCGGCGGCCGTCGCGGACGACCCCGACGAGGCCCGGGCGGCGATCCGTGGTCACCTCGCCTACTACGTCGGGAGCGGGGAGGGGTATCGTCGCGCCGTGGCGACGGCATTTCCCGACGAAGCCAACCGGATCGCCGAGGCGTGGGTGGACGGCGACCGCGACGCCGCCCGGGCGGCCGTTACCGAGGAGATGGTCGACGCGCTCGGCGTGGCTGGAACGCCCGAGGGGGCCCGGGAGCGATTCGCGGCAGTCGCGTCGCTCGACGTGGTAGATCACCCCATCGTCGTCGTGCCTGACGGCGCGGACGAGGCGACCGTCGGGCGGACGATCGAGGCACTCGCGCCGTGA
- a CDS encoding NOB1 family endonuclease, with protein sequence MHVLDSSAFIHEYHTSDKMASVPAVEEELEDESAYRFDAMEGAGMHIHIPADNTVETIERAAVETGDGEELSDTDVRLIAAAFELDGTLVTDDYAMQNVAEHLGVVVEAIARDGITEQRDWRFQCQGCGREFDEHRDRCPICGSDLSRKNPA encoded by the coding sequence ATGCACGTCCTCGACTCTTCTGCGTTCATCCACGAGTACCACACCTCCGACAAGATGGCCTCCGTGCCCGCGGTGGAGGAAGAACTCGAAGACGAGAGCGCCTACCGCTTCGACGCGATGGAGGGCGCCGGGATGCACATCCACATCCCCGCCGACAACACCGTCGAGACCATCGAGCGCGCGGCCGTCGAGACGGGTGACGGAGAGGAACTCTCCGACACCGACGTTCGCCTGATCGCCGCCGCGTTCGAACTCGACGGGACGCTCGTCACCGACGACTACGCGATGCAGAACGTCGCCGAGCATCTGGGCGTCGTCGTCGAAGCCATCGCACGCGACGGCATCACGGAACAGCGCGACTGGCGCTTCCAGTGTCAGGGCTGTGGCCGCGAGTTCGACGAACACCGCGACCGCTGCCCCATCTGCGGGAGCGATCTGTCGCGGAAGAACCCGGCCTGA
- a CDS encoding PRC-barrel domain-containing protein has translation MTDVLAENLSGKSVMGSDGTELGMLYNITMNLKTGSLNDLLVSPNEEFPAAESGFEQDEQGRLHVPVSHVQAVKDYIVIDR, from the coding sequence ATGACCGACGTACTCGCCGAGAACCTCTCCGGAAAGTCCGTCATGGGCTCGGACGGGACGGAACTCGGTATGCTGTACAACATCACGATGAACCTGAAGACGGGATCGCTGAACGACCTGCTCGTCTCCCCCAACGAGGAGTTCCCGGCCGCCGAGTCCGGCTTCGAGCAGGACGAACAGGGTCGACTCCACGTCCCAGTCTCCCACGTGCAGGCTGTGAAAGACTACATCGTTATCGACCGGTAG